One part of the Lotus japonicus ecotype B-129 chromosome 2, LjGifu_v1.2 genome encodes these proteins:
- the LOC130736387 gene encoding uncharacterized protein LOC130736387: MTRANPGFLHPFISEIDREFHRLIRARRAFVIDPHSSDSDSDLDFDSDFVAVSDNMAEEGPRERTLRELAAPDFTYKSLCIQYPEDVPCVLKTGLIHLLPKFGGLAGEDPHMHIKEFRTVISTMKPPEVDKDHICLKAFPHSLQGTAKTWLYNLPPSSIASWDDLKRKFLEKFFPASRTTSIRKDISGIRQLHGETLHEYWEIFKTLCVSCPHHQISEQLLVQYFYEGLLNMERHLIDAACGGALNDMNPTEARQLFEKMAANSHQFQTRSNDVVKPVNEIGTDPMMDKLEKRMETIASLVTQLAMNQNKPSQQAKVCGICTKDHNTDVCPSLQEPTDENPEAYAANIFNNRPQQNYDLSSNRYNPGWRNHPNLRWSDQSQPAQAPFQNNARPYVPPPMQQQANNPAAPQSKESSLEDMLKQMTAQNMQFQQDTRSSIQNLTT, encoded by the coding sequence ATGACTAGGGCTAATCCTGGGTTTTTGCATCCATTTATTTCTGAAATAGATAGAGAATTTCATAGGTTAATTAGAGCACGTAGAGCTTTTGTTATTGATCCTCATTCaagtgattctgattctgaccttgattttgattctgatttTGTTGCAGTTTCTGATAACATGGCTGAAGAAGGACCGCGAGAGAGAACATTAAGGGAGCTGGCTGCACCTGATTTCACCTACAAAAGCTTGTGTATCCAGTATCCTGAGGATGTACCATGTGTACTCAAAACTGGACTAATCCATTTATTGCCTAAGTTTGGTGGTCTTGCAGGTGAAGATCCTCATATGCATATCAAGGAGTTTCGTACTGTCATATCCACCATGAAGCCTCCTGAAGTTGACAAAGATCATATATGTTTGAAGGCTTTTCCTCATTCCCTTCAGGGAACTGCAAAGACTTGGCTGTATAACCTGCCTCCTTCATCCATTGCAAGCTGGGACGACCTGAAAAGAAAGTTTCTTGAGAAGTTCTTCCCTGCCTCTAggacaacttcaatcagaaaagACATCTCAGGAATCAGGCAGCTACATGGAGAGACTCTACATGAATACTGGGAAATATTCAAGACACTATGTGTGAGCTGCCCCCATCACCAGATTTCCGAGCAGCTCCTAGTTCAGTATTTCTATGAGGGTTTGCTCAACATGGAGAGACATCTCATTGATGCTGCTTGTGGAGGTGCATTGAATGACATGAATCCTACTGAAGCCAGGCAGTTGTTTGAGAAGATGGCTGCTAATTCTCACCAGTTTCAAACAAGGAGTAATGATGTTGTTAAACCTGTTAATGAGATTGGGACAGATCCAATGATGGACAAGCTTGAGAAGAGGATGGAAACCATTGCCAGCTTGGTTACTCAATTGGCCATGAACCAGAATAAACCTTCACAACAGGCAAAGGTTTGTGGCATTTGCACTAAAGACCATAATACTGATGTTTGTCCTTCTCTGCAGGAACCTACAGATGAGAATCCTGAAGCATATGCTGCCAACATTTTCAATAATCGACCTCAGCAAAATTATGATCTGTCATCTAACAGATATAATCCTGGCTGGAGAAATCATCCAAATCTTAGATGGTCTGATCAGTCACAACCTGCCCAAGCACCGTTTCAGAATAATGCTAGACCATATGTTCCTCCTCCAATGCAACAACAGGCTAACAACCCTGCTGCACCGCAATCTAAAGAATCTTCATTGGAGGATATGTTGAAGCAGATGACAGCCCAAAACATGCAGTTCCAACAAGACACCAGATCCTCTATTCAGAATCTGACCACCTAG